In Archocentrus centrarchus isolate MPI-CPG fArcCen1 chromosome 16, fArcCen1, whole genome shotgun sequence, a single window of DNA contains:
- the ankrd34a gene encoding ankyrin repeat domain-containing protein 34A, with translation MGDGGPLQSEGNALLKAVFQGKLRLTRLLLEGGAYINEGNERGETPISAACLATYDDPQLRQRMVRYLLEKGADPNIPDKSGRTALMHACAEQAGKEVVSLLLENGADPSLKDYSGSSALVHAINKGDRDTLQVLLDACKAKGKEVIIITTDTSPSGTKKTKQYLNSPPSPGIVDKLTPACMSPSEVEIGTSSPAGDEEGIFSFKLTSALPLPSARPPGEKRPPPRKLLKRLNSEPWGLVAPSVLSGVPQDRVDGDLEEEGSGDLNKTITEMNGLSITEPVRPLLSRRHSIETHDPCSPKLIDRSCSEDCAALSGPSWADKVQQHQILYRRNTAPESQENAGGPGAVVTRALAHPKLTRMEHYESDTHLCPESVPGSPDSGRVSVERRRYNASPLSLVTSSSKESLENIPNSVSPITMRRRGPGLLERRGSGTLLLDHISHTRPGFLPPLNINPQRPIPDIRANGKPTSPIHSGHKILVPVAPASPKRGPDFKMKKKLMRRHSMQTEQMKQLSTFQEILAEKVIESNGD, from the coding sequence ATGGGTGATGGAGGACCTCTGCAGTCTGAGGGGAATGCCCTCCTCAAAGCTGTCTTCCAGGGGAAGCTGAGGCTGACCCGCCTGCTGCTGGAGGGTGGTGCCTACATCAATGAGGGCAATGAGCGTGGAGAGACGCCTATCTCTGCTGCCTGCTTAGCAACCTACGATGACCCACAGTTGCGGCAGAGGATGGTGAGGTACCTCCTGGAGAAAGGAGCTGACCCCAACATCCCCGACAAGAGTGGCCGGACGGCGCTGATGCATGCCTGTGCGGAACAGGCAGGGAAGGAGGTGGTGTCACTGCTGCTGGAGAATGGAGCCGATCCCAGCCTCAAAGATTACTCTGGTTCCTCTGCCCTCGTCCATGCCATCAACAAGGGGGACCGCGACACCCTGCAGGTGCTGCTGGATGCCTGCAAGGCCAAGGGCAAGGAGGTGATCATCATCACCACCGACACATCTCCATCAGGCACGAAGAAGACCAAACAGTACCTCAACTCCCCGCCGTCCCCAGGCATTGTGGACAAACTGACTCCAGCCTGTATGTCACCCTCTGAGGTGGAGATTGGCACCTCCTCACCTGCAGGAGATGAGGAGGGGATCTTCAGCTTCAAACTCACCTCAGCATTACCTTTACCATCAGCTCGACCTCCAGGTGAGAAGAGACCGCCACCCCGCAAGCTGCTGAAACGTCTGAACTCAGAGCCATGGGGTCTGGTGGCACCCTCGGTGCTGAGTGGGGTTCCCCAGGATCGGGTGGATGGCGATCTGGAGGAGGAGGGCAGCGGTGACCTAAACAAGACGATCACAGAGATGAATGGACTGTCAATCACAGAACCAGTGAGACCTCTGCTGTCACGACGTCACAGCATCGAGACGCATGACCCCTGTTCCCCCAAACTCATTGACCGGTCTTGCTCTGAGGATTGTGCAGCGCTGTCTGGTCCATCATGGGCTGACAAAGTCCAGCAGCACCAGATCCTCTACCGCAGGAACACTGCTCCAGAGTCCCAGGAGAATGCTGGAGGACCTGGGGCAGTTGTGACCCGAGCCCTGGCTCACCCCAAACTGACACGGATGGAGCACTACGAGTCAGATACCCACCTTTGCCCAGAGTCAGTCCCCGGATCACCAGACTCTGGGAGAGTGTCTGTAGAGCGGAGGAGATACAACGCCTCCCCCTTGTCCCTGGTCACTAGCTCATCCAAGGAGTCTCTGGAGAACATCCCTAACTCAGTGTCCCCCATTACCATGCGCCGCCGCGGCCCAGGGCTCTTGGAGCGCCGGGGCTCTGGGACCCTGCTGCTAGACCACATCTCCCACACCAGGCCTGGCTTCCTGCCTCCACTCAACATCAACCCCCAGAGACCCATCCCTGACATCCGGGCCAATGGGAAACCCACCTCCCCCATCCACTCTGGACACAAGATCCTGGTCCCGGTGGCCCCAGCCTCACCCAAACGTGGCCCTGACttcaagatgaagaagaagctgaTGAGGAGACATTCGATGCAGACAGAGCagatgaagcagctctccaccttccAGGAAATTCTGGCAGAGAAAGTCATTGAGTCCAATGGGGATTGA